The genome window GACATCCCCGTATTCTGCCTCCAAAACGGGGTGCGAAACGAGGAGCTGGCCGCGGAGCACTTCCCGCGCGTGTACGGGGTGATGGTCCGTGTGGGAGGCGTCTACCTGACCGATGGCGAGGTGATCGCCCGCCGCGACCCGCCGGGGTGGCTCATCATCGGACGATACCCCTCCGGCATCGATGAGATCGCGGAGCGCGTGGCCCTGAGCCTGCGATCGGCCGGGTTCTTCACGATGCTCACCCCCGACGTCATGCCCTACAAATGGGGCAAGCTCATGGGCAACCTGGCCAACGCGATCGGCGCCATCACCAACGCACACAGCCCCACGAACCAGCAGATCGCCGAGGCGGCGCGAGCGGAGGCCCGAGAGCTCCTGGCCCAGGCGGGCATCCGCTGGATCCCCCATGAGGAGCTGGAGCGAGAGTGGCCGGAGATCACTCTGCCCCCGCGCCATCGGCTGGACGTCGAGGCGCAGAGCTCGACCTGGCAGAGCCTGGCCCGACGTCAGGGCTCCGTCGAGACCGACTTTCTGAACGGCGAGATCGTGCGCCTGGCGAAGCGCCTGGGGCGCCAGGCCCCCATCAACGAGGCGCTTCTACGCATCACCCAGGAGATGGCGGCCCACCAGGAACCGCCGGGCAAGTACAGTCCCGACGAGCTCCGCTCGCTCCTGGGGCTAGAGGGGGATCCGGAGGGATCAAGACCGTGGAAAGCCTGACCGTCACCACTCACACCCGAGAGGAGCTTCTGGATATCACCGAGGATGTCCAGGACGTCCTCAGCCGCAGCGACGTTCGCGAGGGGATCTGCTACCTCTTCATCCCCCACACCACCGCGGGGATCACGTTGAACGAGAACTGGGATCCGGACGTACGGGGCGATATCCTGATCTCGCTGGCCGATATGGTGCCGCCCAATCCCCGACATCGCCACGCGGAGGGGAACTCGCCCGCCCACGTGAAAGCCAGCCTATGCGGGTCCAGCGCCGTCGTCTTCATCCGCGATGGCCGCCTCCAGCTGGGCTCCTGGCAGGGCATCTATCTGGCCGAGTTCGATGGTCCTCGCCGCCGTCAGGTGTGGATACAGATCATCCCGGCGTAGCCCACCGTCACACAACCCGCGGCCGATCCCGGCACCTGTTGCTGGTCCTTTACGATCTGCATGCTCCGGATTCCTGGCGGGGCACCGAAGAGGCCCCACAGAGCGCGTCTG of Chloroflexota bacterium contains these proteins:
- a CDS encoding 2-dehydropantoate 2-reductase, whose protein sequence is DIPVFCLQNGVRNEELAAEHFPRVYGVMVRVGGVYLTDGEVIARRDPPGWLIIGRYPSGIDEIAERVALSLRSAGFFTMLTPDVMPYKWGKLMGNLANAIGAITNAHSPTNQQIAEAARAEARELLAQAGIRWIPHEELEREWPEITLPPRHRLDVEAQSSTWQSLARRQGSVETDFLNGEIVRLAKRLGRQAPINEALLRITQEMAAHQEPPGKYSPDELRSLLGLEGDPEGSRPWKA
- a CDS encoding YjbQ family protein codes for the protein MESLTVTTHTREELLDITEDVQDVLSRSDVREGICYLFIPHTTAGITLNENWDPDVRGDILISLADMVPPNPRHRHAEGNSPAHVKASLCGSSAVVFIRDGRLQLGSWQGIYLAEFDGPRRRQVWIQIIPA